The Callospermophilus lateralis isolate mCalLat2 chromosome 15, mCalLat2.hap1, whole genome shotgun sequence genome window below encodes:
- the Aifm2 gene encoding ferroptosis suppressor protein 1 produces MGSQVSADTGALHVVIVGGGFGGIAAASQLQALNIPFLLVDMKDSFHHNVAALRASVESGFAKKTFISYSVTFKDNFRQGQVVGIDLKNQMVLLQGGEALPFSHLILATGSSGPFPGKFNKVSCQQAAIQAYEDMVKQVQRSQFIVVVGGGSAGVEMAAEIKTEYPDKEVTLIHSQVPLADKELLPCVRQEVKEILLRKGVQLLLSERVNNLEEIPLNEYREYIKVQTDKGTEVATNLVILCNGIKINSSAYSSAFESRLASNGALRVNEFLQVEGYSNIYAIGDCADVKEPKMAYHAGLHANIAVTNLVNSIKQRPLKAYKPGALTFLLSMGRNDGVGQISGFYVGRLMVRLAKSRDLFVSTSWKTMRQSPP; encoded by the exons ATGGGGTCCCAGGTCTCAGCAGACACGGGAGCCCTGCACGTGGTGATCGTGGGTGGGGGCTTCGGCGGGATCGCGGCCGCCAGCCAGCTGCAGGCGCTGAACATCCCCTTCCTGCTGGTGGACATGAAGGACTCCTTCCACCACAACGTGGCCGCCCTCCGGGCCTCCGTGGAGAGTG GGTTTGCCAAAAAGACGTTCATTTCCTACTCAGTGACCTTCAAGGACAACTTCCGACAGGGCCAGGTGGTCGGGATAGACCTGAAGAATCAGATGGTGCTGCTGCAGGGTGGTGAG GCCCTGCCCTTCTCCCATCTTATCCTGGCCACGGGCAGCAGTGGGCCCTTCCCTGGCAAGTTTAATAAGGTCTCCTGTCAGCAGGCCGCCATCCAGGCCTATGAGGACATGGTGAAGCAG GTCCAGCGCTCCCAGTTCATCGTGGTAGTGGGAGGCGGCTCCGCTGGAGTGGAGATGGCAGCAGAGATTAAGACAGAATACCCTGACAAAGAG GTCACTCTCATTCACTCTCAAGTTCCCCTGGCTGACAAGGAGCtcctgccctgtgtgaggcaggaaGTGAAGGAGATCCTGCTCAGGAAGGGCGTGCAGCTGCTGCTGA GTGAGCGGGTGAACAACCTGGAGGAAATCCCTCTCAACGAGTATCGCGAGTACATCAAAGTGCAGACAGACAAGGGCACCGAGGTGGCCACCAACCTGGTGATTCTCTGCAATGGCATCAAGATCAACAGTTCTGCCTACTCTAGTGCATTTG AGAGCAGGCTGGCCAGCAACGGTGCTCTGAGAGTGAACGAGTTCCTCCAGGTGGAGGGCTACAGCAACATCTATGCCATTGGCGACTGTGCTGATGTGAAGGAGCCCAAGATGGCCTACCACGCCGGCCTCCATGCCAACATCGCTGTCACCAACCTCGTCAACTCCATAAAGCAGAGGCCCCTCAAGGCCTACAAGCCAG GTGCGCTGACGTTCCTCCTGTCCATGGGCAGAAACGATGGCGTGGGCCAGATCAGTGGCTTCTACGTCGGCCGGCTCATGGTGCGGCTGGCCAAGAGCAGGGACCTGTTTGTCTCCACGAGCTGGAAAACCATGAGGCAGTCCCCACCCTGA